In Streptomyces violaceusniger Tu 4113, one DNA window encodes the following:
- a CDS encoding alpha-mannosidase — protein sequence MHDDRKLVEARLERVLNERVRPAVHPATTPLTVEIWSTADEPVPVAEGLVAPTRPIVTGAPWGAPWGTSWFKVTGEVPAEWAGRTVEAVLDLGFTPRTPGFQCEGLVHELDGTPVKGLHPRNNHVRVGAPAAGGEQIHWRIEAASNPDLEADGVPFRPTRLGDKATAGDAPQYVLGDMVLAVFDETVWNLVMDLEVLGELMAELPVDGARRWELLRAVSRALDAIDLQDVNGTAQAARDELAEVLAAPASPAAHRISAVGHAHIDSAWLWPLRETVRKVARTASNMTKLLEDEPDFVFAMSQAQQFAWIKEHRPEVYARVKKAVADGRFVPAGGMWVESDTNMPGSEAMARQFVHGKRFFLEEFGIENDEAWLPDTFGFAAGLPQIIKAAGSDRLLTQKISWSKTNPFPHHTFHWEGIDGTRIFTHFPPVDSYNCEMTGAQLAHAARNFKEKGVARRSLAPVGYGDGGGGTTREMVAKAARLRSMEGAPTVQWESPADFFEKAEAEYPDPPVWVGELYLELHRATLTSQAQTKRGNRRSESLLTEAELWAATAAVRAGVPYPYEGLDRIWKTVLLHQFHDILPGSSIAWVHREARKTYARVAEELEGIIGGAQRALAGAGTSELVFNSAPHARRGVPAGGASAAADEGGVVPVPRDGGGYLLDNGLLRVEIDARGLVVSAYDRAADREAIAPGQAANLLQLHPDFPNQWDAWDVDAFYRNTGSDLTEVAALGVEGTSVRIVRAFGRSRVSQLLSVPKDAKRLDIDTEVDWHETERFLKLAFPLDVKADRYASETQYGHVYRPTHQNTSWEWAKFEACNHRFVHVDEPGWGVAIVNDATYGHDVTRAVRTGVDAGTTTTVRASLLRAPRYPDPETDQGVHRFHHALVPGATVGDAVREGYRANLPERRVTGTAAEVAPLVGVDNDAVVVSAVKLADDHSGDLVVRLYEANGARARATVRVDGFAADRAVLTDLLERPLPGAERPTVADGGVALALRPFQLVTLRLPRA from the coding sequence ATGCACGACGACCGGAAGCTGGTCGAAGCCCGCCTGGAACGCGTCCTCAACGAACGCGTCCGTCCCGCCGTCCACCCCGCCACCACACCCCTGACCGTGGAGATCTGGTCCACGGCGGACGAGCCCGTCCCGGTGGCCGAGGGGCTGGTGGCACCGACCCGCCCGATTGTCACCGGCGCCCCCTGGGGCGCGCCGTGGGGGACAAGCTGGTTCAAGGTGACCGGCGAGGTGCCGGCCGAGTGGGCCGGAAGGACGGTCGAGGCCGTGCTCGACCTCGGCTTCACCCCGCGTACCCCGGGCTTCCAGTGCGAGGGCCTCGTCCACGAGCTCGACGGCACCCCGGTCAAGGGCCTCCACCCGCGCAACAACCACGTCCGCGTCGGCGCCCCGGCCGCCGGCGGCGAGCAGATCCACTGGCGCATCGAGGCCGCCTCCAATCCCGACCTCGAGGCGGACGGCGTGCCCTTCCGGCCGACCCGGCTCGGCGACAAGGCGACCGCGGGCGACGCGCCCCAGTACGTCCTCGGCGACATGGTGCTGGCCGTCTTCGACGAGACGGTGTGGAACCTGGTCATGGACCTGGAGGTGCTCGGCGAGCTGATGGCCGAGCTGCCCGTCGACGGCGCCCGCCGCTGGGAGCTCCTGCGCGCCGTCAGCCGTGCGCTGGACGCCATCGACCTGCAGGACGTGAACGGCACCGCTCAGGCCGCGCGGGACGAGCTCGCCGAGGTGCTGGCCGCGCCCGCGAGCCCCGCGGCGCACCGCATCAGCGCCGTCGGCCACGCCCACATCGACTCCGCCTGGCTGTGGCCGCTGCGCGAGACGGTCCGCAAGGTCGCCCGCACCGCCTCGAACATGACCAAGCTCCTCGAGGACGAGCCGGACTTCGTCTTCGCCATGTCGCAGGCCCAGCAGTTCGCCTGGATCAAGGAGCACCGCCCCGAGGTCTACGCCAGGGTCAAGAAGGCGGTCGCGGACGGCCGCTTCGTGCCGGCGGGCGGCATGTGGGTCGAGTCCGACACCAACATGCCCGGCTCCGAGGCGATGGCCCGGCAGTTCGTCCACGGCAAGCGCTTCTTCCTCGAAGAGTTCGGCATCGAGAACGACGAGGCCTGGCTCCCCGACACCTTCGGCTTCGCGGCCGGCCTGCCGCAGATCATCAAGGCCGCCGGATCCGACCGCCTCCTCACTCAGAAGATCTCCTGGAGCAAGACCAACCCCTTCCCGCACCACACCTTCCACTGGGAGGGCATCGACGGCACCCGGATCTTCACCCACTTCCCGCCGGTCGACTCGTACAACTGCGAGATGACGGGCGCCCAGCTCGCGCACGCTGCCCGCAACTTCAAGGAGAAGGGGGTCGCCAGGCGGTCCCTCGCCCCGGTCGGCTACGGCGACGGTGGCGGGGGCACCACGCGCGAGATGGTCGCGAAGGCGGCGCGGCTGCGCAGCATGGAGGGTGCGCCGACGGTCCAGTGGGAATCTCCTGCCGACTTCTTCGAGAAGGCCGAGGCCGAATACCCCGACCCGCCGGTGTGGGTGGGCGAGCTCTACCTGGAGCTGCACCGCGCCACCCTCACCAGCCAGGCGCAGACCAAGCGCGGCAACCGGCGCAGCGAGTCCCTGCTGACGGAGGCCGAGCTGTGGGCGGCCACGGCGGCGGTACGGGCGGGAGTTCCGTATCCGTACGAAGGGCTCGACCGGATCTGGAAGACGGTGCTGCTGCACCAGTTCCACGACATCCTGCCGGGCTCGTCGATCGCCTGGGTGCACCGGGAGGCGCGGAAGACGTATGCGCGGGTGGCGGAGGAGCTGGAGGGCATCATCGGGGGTGCGCAGCGGGCGCTCGCCGGTGCGGGCACCAGTGAGCTGGTCTTCAACTCGGCGCCGCACGCACGGCGCGGTGTCCCGGCCGGTGGCGCGTCGGCCGCGGCTGACGAGGGCGGCGTCGTCCCGGTCCCGCGCGACGGCGGCGGTTACCTCCTCGACAACGGCCTCCTGCGCGTCGAGATCGACGCCCGCGGCCTGGTCGTCTCCGCGTACGATCGCGCTGCCGACCGAGAGGCGATCGCCCCCGGGCAGGCGGCCAACCTGCTCCAGCTACACCCCGACTTCCCCAACCAGTGGGACGCCTGGGACGTCGACGCCTTCTACCGCAACACCGGCAGCGACCTCACCGAGGTGGCCGCTCTGGGCGTCGAGGGCACCTCGGTGCGCATCGTGCGCGCCTTCGGCCGCTCCCGCGTCAGCCAGCTCCTGTCCGTACCGAAGGACGCCAAGCGGCTCGACATCGACACCGAGGTCGACTGGCACGAGACCGAGCGCTTCCTGAAGCTCGCCTTCCCGCTGGACGTGAAGGCCGACCGGTACGCCTCGGAGACGCAGTACGGACACGTCTACCGGCCCACCCACCAGAACACCAGTTGGGAGTGGGCGAAGTTCGAGGCCTGCAACCACCGCTTTGTGCATGTCGACGAGCCGGGCTGGGGCGTGGCAATCGTCAACGACGCCACGTACGGCCACGATGTGACCCGCGCGGTACGGACCGGTGTCGACGCGGGGACCACCACCACTGTACGGGCGTCGCTGCTGCGCGCGCCCCGCTACCCGGATCCGGAGACGGACCAGGGCGTACACCGCTTCCACCATGCGCTGGTCCCCGGCGCCACGGTCGGCGACGCGGTCCGCGAGGGCTACCGCGCCAACCTGCCGGAGCGTCGCGTCACCGGCACCGCCGCCGAGGTGGCGCCCCTGGTCGGGGTCGACAACGACGCCGTCGTGGTGAGCGCGGTCAAGCTCGCCGACGATCACAGCGGCGACCTGGTGGTGCGCCTCTACGAGGCGAACGGCGCCCGCGCCCGCGCCACCGTCCGCGTCGACGGCTTCGCTGCCGACCGCGCGGTACTCACGGACCTGCTGGAACGCCCGCTCCCCGGCGCCGAACGGCCGACCGTGGCCGACGGTGGCGTGGCGCTCGCGCTGCGGCCGTTCCAGCTGGTGACCCTGCGGCTGCCGCGCGCCTGA